CGATGCGACGCAGTAGCGCGGGGCCTTCATGACGGTCGCGAACCCAGTCGTGGTCCGCATCGGTGATGTCGTCGTCGATCCAGGCGAACGGACGGCCTGCCGCCCATGTGACGATCTCAGGTGTCTTCCAGCAGAGACCGCCGGCCGGAAAGACTCGCTCCTCAGGCCAAGTGATGACTGGCAGTTCGGGAAGCCCGAGGACCGGGCCTATGTATTCGTTCGCCTCCTGTTGCCAGGTGGTGGCCCAAACCAAGGTGAACGGCAGGGCTGCCAGTGCCGGGCCGTGGTCCGGATTGAGCCAGACCCGCAGCGGTTTGACCCGCTGGTCGGGGGCTCCCAACAGATCCAGCAAAGCTCTCCGCTCCTCGGCCCAGCTCGGCGGCAGTAGCCGGTGCGTCGTATAGCCCTCGGGACGGCGAGTCCGTTTGGCCGCATACGGATTCAACGGTCCATCCACATCGATCAACAGCATTGGCCGCATGCATCCGAACGCTATAGCGCTCCACGTACCGACGTCGCGCCGAAATTACGCGGCCGCGACGCAGAAGGGATGCCCCTCAGGGTCCGTGAGGACCGTCCAGCTGTCGCCGCCGGGCTGGAAGTCGGGCAGCTTCGCGCCGGCGGCCAGCAGGTCCTGGACGGCTTGGGCCTTGTCGGCGGTCTTGAAGTCCAGGTGGGCGTGCTTGGCGGGGTCGGGCCAGGAGGGGGCCTGGTAGTCGGGGATGTGCTGGAAGGCCAGGGTGACGGGGCCTTCGCCGACGTAGACGAAGGTGTCGTCGGTGTCGGTGATCGGCCAGCCGGTCGCGGTGCTGTAGAAGGCGGCGAGGGCTGCCGGGTCGGCGCTGTCGAACATGATCGTGGTGAGGGTCAGCGGTGCGTTCATGGTGATGAGGATGCGCTGTGGGGGTGGGCGTCGTATTGAAGATTCTTGCGGGGGCGGGGGTGTCGGTACCGGCGCGTAGCGTCGGCCGTGTGCAGACCGCCATGACGCTCGCAGCCCGGCCCGAGTTCTCGGTGCACAGGGTCGACTGCATGGGCGGGGGCGCCGGTTGGTCGGATGCCGAGGAGCACCGGGCGGCCCGGCTGGTGCTGATCCGCAAAGGGCGGTTCCGGCGCTGGACCAACGGAGTCGCGACCGATCTGGACCGCACCACCGCCTACATGACGGCGCCGGGTGAAGAGGAACGCTTCGCGCATCCGGCAGGCGGGGATGTCTGCACATCCGTGGGATTCTCTACAGATCTCTGGGGACGGCTTCCTATAGGAAGCCCCGTATATGTAGACGCCCGTATTGAGTTCACACATAGGCGGCTACTGGCTGCCGCCGCTACAGGAGATGCGGACTACGCGACTGCGGAAGAACTCCTAAAGCTCGTCGCGCTGGCTGCCGGTTACACATCGAAATCCGTGATCGGGGACGGCGTATTGGCGGCGGCCGCTCGTGAGGCCATCCTGGCCGATGTCCCACAGGCCGCGACGCTGTGCGGTCTGGCGGGTCTATTGGGGGTCTCGCCGTACAGGCTCAGCCGCGTCTTC
This genomic window from Catenulispora sp. GP43 contains:
- a CDS encoding VOC family protein codes for the protein MNAPLTLTTIMFDSADPAALAAFYSTATGWPITDTDDTFVYVGEGPVTLAFQHIPDYQAPSWPDPAKHAHLDFKTADKAQAVQDLLAAGAKLPDFQPGGDSWTVLTDPEGHPFCVAAA
- a CDS encoding helix-turn-helix domain-containing protein, with amino-acid sequence MTLAARPEFSVHRVDCMGGGAGWSDAEEHRAARLVLIRKGRFRRWTNGVATDLDRTTAYMTAPGEEERFAHPAGGDVCTSVGFSTDLWGRLPIGSPVYVDARIEFTHRRLLAAAATGDADYATAEELLKLVALAAGYTSKSVIGDGVLAAAAREAILADVPQAATLCGLAGLLGVSPYRLSRVFSRETGVSLTRYRNRVRVGRAMDRLADGETALADLAYDLGFADQAHLTRTVREHVGHTPVAVRRLLAS